The following are from one region of the Methyloversatilis discipulorum genome:
- a CDS encoding TatD family hydrolase, translating to MLIDTHCHLDAFEFDADRIAMIERARRAGVGCMVLPAVDRDGFGRVRALCDGQADLRFALGIHPLFVPAARPDDVDRLAMELDAHDVVAVGEIGLDFFVSDIDPELQEWYFVAQLKLARERGLPVLLHVRRSQDRILKHLRAVFGRNGPGGIAHAFNGSRQQADEFIKLGFALGFGGAVTWQRALNLRRLVTELPLESIVLETDAPDIPPEFAAGERNEPANLPRIAQVIAGIRGIATDELIAATGANALRVLPRLAASYSA from the coding sequence ATGCTGATCGACACTCACTGCCATCTCGACGCCTTCGAATTCGATGCCGACCGCATCGCTATGATCGAGCGCGCGCGCCGTGCCGGGGTCGGCTGCATGGTGCTGCCGGCGGTCGACCGCGACGGCTTTGGCCGGGTGAGGGCGCTGTGTGACGGACAGGCGGATCTGCGCTTTGCATTGGGCATCCATCCGCTCTTCGTGCCGGCAGCGCGACCCGACGATGTGGACCGGCTGGCGATGGAACTGGATGCGCACGACGTCGTCGCGGTCGGCGAGATCGGCCTCGATTTCTTCGTAAGCGACATCGATCCCGAACTGCAGGAGTGGTACTTCGTCGCCCAGTTGAAGCTTGCGCGTGAGCGCGGCCTGCCGGTGCTGCTGCACGTGCGGCGCAGTCAGGACCGGATACTCAAGCACCTGCGCGCCGTGTTCGGCCGCAACGGGCCGGGCGGCATCGCCCATGCCTTCAACGGCAGCCGTCAGCAGGCCGACGAATTCATCAAGCTGGGTTTTGCACTCGGCTTCGGCGGGGCGGTGACCTGGCAGCGCGCATTGAACCTGCGCCGCCTGGTGACCGAACTGCCGCTGGAATCCATCGTGCTCGAAACCGACGCACCGGACATCCCGCCGGAATTCGCCGCCGGTGAACGCAACGAGCCGGCCAATCTCCCGCGCATCGCGCAGGTGATCGCCGGCATCCGGGGCATTGCGACCGACGAACTGATCGCCGCCACCGGGGCCAACGCGCTTCGCGTGCTGCCCCGGCTGGCTGCGTCTTACAGCGCGTAG
- a CDS encoding glycine zipper 2TM domain-containing protein gives MKTPIHTLKTVSIVAVLAALTTGCAGMSRSESNAMIGAAAGGVAGSVLTGGSTVGTVGGAIVGGAIGNEMGKKKR, from the coding sequence ATGAAAACGCCGATCCATACCCTCAAGACCGTATCCATCGTGGCGGTGCTGGCTGCCCTGACGACTGGCTGTGCCGGCATGAGCCGCAGCGAGAGCAACGCAATGATTGGTGCCGCGGCCGGTGGCGTTGCCGGTTCGGTGCTGACCGGCGGCAGCACTGTCGGTACGGTGGGTGGCGCCATCGTCGGCGGCGCCATCGGTAACGAGATGGGCAAGAAGAAGCGCTGA
- the selD gene encoding selenide, water dikinase SelD, translating into MNEAQAANPEPRLTSLSHGGGCGCKIAPGVLSDILKHTAAMPVPPELMVGIETSDDAAVYRLNDEQALIATTDFFMPIVDDPFDFGRIAATNAISDVYAMGGRPILALALVGMPINVLSTTTIGRILEGGASVCRDAGIVVAGGHTIDSVEAIYGLVALGIAHPDRIRRNADAQPGDVLVLGKPLGVGVMSAALKKGALDDAGYARMIASTTKLNTPGPDLAALPGVHALTDVTGFGLAGHALELARGSGCDVAIEWSAVPLHAGTRELAAQGFVTGASNRNWAGYGERVVLADGFAAEDRALLTDPQTSGGLLVSCAPEALDAVIATFRRHGFDAASVIGRVGDRSAAPVVRAG; encoded by the coding sequence ATGAACGAAGCACAGGCAGCGAACCCCGAACCCCGACTGACTTCCCTCTCGCACGGCGGCGGCTGCGGCTGCAAGATCGCGCCTGGCGTGCTGTCCGACATCCTGAAGCACACGGCGGCGATGCCGGTGCCGCCGGAACTGATGGTGGGCATCGAAACGTCGGACGACGCGGCGGTCTACCGCCTCAACGACGAGCAGGCGCTGATCGCGACCACCGATTTTTTCATGCCCATCGTCGACGACCCCTTCGACTTCGGCCGTATCGCCGCCACCAACGCGATCAGCGACGTCTACGCGATGGGCGGCCGGCCCATCCTCGCGCTGGCGCTGGTCGGCATGCCGATCAACGTACTGTCGACCACGACAATAGGTCGCATCCTGGAAGGCGGCGCGTCGGTCTGCCGCGACGCCGGCATCGTCGTTGCCGGTGGCCACACCATCGATTCGGTCGAGGCGATCTACGGTCTGGTAGCGCTCGGCATCGCCCATCCGGACCGCATCCGCCGCAATGCCGACGCGCAGCCGGGCGACGTGCTGGTGCTGGGCAAGCCGCTCGGCGTCGGCGTCATGTCGGCCGCGCTGAAGAAGGGGGCGCTGGACGACGCCGGCTATGCGCGCATGATCGCCAGCACGACCAAACTGAACACGCCCGGGCCGGATCTGGCGGCGCTGCCGGGTGTGCATGCGCTGACCGACGTGACCGGCTTCGGCCTCGCCGGCCACGCGCTCGAACTGGCGCGTGGCTCCGGCTGCGACGTGGCCATCGAATGGTCGGCAGTGCCGCTGCATGCTGGCACGCGCGAGCTCGCCGCGCAGGGCTTCGTCACCGGTGCATCGAACCGCAACTGGGCCGGCTACGGCGAGCGCGTCGTGCTCGCCGACGGGTTCGCGGCGGAAGACCGCGCGCTGCTCACCGATCCGCAGACCAGCGGTGGCCTGCTCGTGTCCTGCGCGCCGGAGGCGCTGGACGCAGTGATTGCCACCTTCCGCCGTCACGGCTTCGATGCCGCGTCCGTGATCGGCCGCGTCGGTGATCGCAGCGCAGCGCCGGTCGTACGCGCCGGCTGA